A genomic region of Paroedura picta isolate Pp20150507F chromosome 4, Ppicta_v3.0, whole genome shotgun sequence contains the following coding sequences:
- the B3GNT3 gene encoding N-acetyllactosaminide beta-1,3-N-acetylglucosaminyltransferase 3, with product MSRRWCHVLEVAVLVFVGFTGFLFLIQSNKNGPDLKEVIDTPITIPTIIAEHPKPIAECQENLSVANISGFAELPDHIKDFLRYKHCKEFPLLLDVPDKCGGPDKSYNTFLLLAIKSSPGNYDRREIIRKTWGQERTYAGVNIRRLFLAGRLANDRDAWKTNQLLKIEAEENGDILQWNFHDSFFNLTLKQVLFHSWMEARCPGVRFVFNGDDDVFANTDNIIRYLLDVPGAGDSHLFVGQLITNVGPIREKWSKYYVPEQVTASKSYPPYCGGGGLLMSGYTSRTIYKESLGIELFPIDDVYLGMCLKKAGLKPSSHMGIRTVGVHVPSARLESFDPCYYKELLLVHRFVPYEMLVMWRAIHRPNLICGKRVEVYQSL from the coding sequence ATGTCACGACGTTGGTGCCACGTGTTGGAAGTTGCTGTCCTGGTCTTCGTTGGGTTCACCGGGTTCTTGTTCCTCATTCAGAGCAACAAGAATGGTCCTGACCTGAAAGAGGTGATAGACACTCCCATCACCATCCCAACAATCATTGCTGAACACCCCAAGCCCATTGCTGAGTGCCAGGAGAACTTGTCGGTGGCCAACATCTCTGGATTTGCCGAACTGCCTGACCATATCAAGGACTTCTTGCGATATAAGCACTGCAAGGAGTTCCCTCTGCTTCTGGATGTTCCTGATAAGTGTGGAGGCCCAGACAAATCCTACAACACCTTCTTGCTCCTTGCCATCAAGTCATCGCCAGGGAATTATGACCGGCGTGAAATAATTCGCAAGACTTGGGGCCAGGAACGGACATACGCAGGCGTCAATATCCGGAGGCTCTTCTTGGCGGGGCGGCTGGCCAATGATCGTGATGCTTGGAAGACTAACCAGCTCTTGAAGATCGAGGCAGAAGAGAATGGAGACATCCTCCAGTGGAACTTCCATGACAGTTTCTTCAACCTGACGCTTAAGCAAGTCCTCTTCCATTCCTGGATGGAGGCCCGCTGCCCTGGTGTACGTTTCGTCTTCAATGGGGACGACGATGTTTTTGCCAACACGGACAATATTATCCGCTACTTGCTGGATGTTCCAGGCGCGGGAGATTCACACCTCTTTGTGGGGCAGCTTATTACCAACGTGGGTCCCATCCGGGAGAAGTGGAGCAAATACTATGTGCCAGAGCAAGTGACTGCCTCCAAATCCTACCCCCCTTATTGTGGCGGAGGGGGTCTCCTTATGTCTGGCTACACTTCACGCACCATCTACAAGGAATCACTGGGCATCGAGCTCTTCCCAATTGATGACGTTTACTTGGGGATGTGTCTCAAGAAAGCAGGGCTTAAACCTTCTTCCCACATGGGCATCAGGACGGTGGGTGTGCATGTGCCTTCTGCCAGGTTGGAGTCCTTTGAcccctgttattacaaggaactCCTACTGGTCCATCGTTTTGTGCCCTATGAGATGCTGGTGATGTGGAGAGCCATCCACCGACCCAACTTGATCTGTGGGAAGAGAGTGGAAGTTTATCAGAGTCTCTGA